The Oncorhynchus tshawytscha isolate Ot180627B linkage group LG05, Otsh_v2.0, whole genome shotgun sequence genome includes a window with the following:
- the LOC112250545 gene encoding alpha-1,6-mannosyl-glycoprotein 2-beta-N-acetylglucosaminyltransferase, whose product MRFRIYKRKVVILTLVVVVCGLAFWTSGKQKKSSGVVVPKEADGARRSSSSQVHPQPQATPAVSRIPIVPPIAPVAPANDTQLENHSEKQLEKEKTVKPDVDNTTLVYRAIVFQLNFDQTVRHEERFRAVRKKDDLVVVVQVHNRPDYLRLLVESLRKARGVESILLIFSHDFWSPELNQVVASVDFCQVLQIFFPFSIQLYPQEFPGHDPRDCPRDIPRMEALKLGCINAEYPDSFGHYREAKFSQTKHHWWWKLHFVWDRVRALKDHRGLVLLIEEDHFLSPDFLHLLKLMSILKRENCPDCDILSLGSYGHISYASKSNKVEVKAWKSTEHNMGMALSRETYQKLLQCTDSFCTYDDYNWDWSLQHLTVTCLPSYWKVMVSEAPRVFHAGDCGMHHKKSVCMPSSQKSKIENILQSSSNQLFPKNLLITKRLPANGAGGVAPHVKNGGWGDIRDHELCKSYLRLQ is encoded by the exons ATGAGATTCCGAATCTACAAGAGGAAG GTGGTGATACTGacgctggtggtggtggtgtgtggctTAGCCTTCTGGACCAGTGGGAAGCAGAAGAAGAGCAGTGGAGTGGTGGTCCCCAAAGAGGCTGATGGGGCGAGGAGAAGCAGCAGTAGTCAGGTGCATCCACAGCCACAGGCCACACCTGCAGTCAGTCGGATACCCATCGTACCACCAATCGCACCTGTAGCACCTGCCAACGATACGCAGCTGGAGAATCACTCCGAAAAACAACTGGAGAAGGAGAAAACGGTCAAACCGGATGTGGACAACACTACCCTCGTCTACCGTGCCATCGTGTTCCAGCTCAACTTCGACCAAACGGTGAGGCACGAGGAGAGGTTCAGAGCAGTGAGGAAGAAGGATgatctggtggtggtggtacaggtaCACAACAGACCTGACTACCTGAGGCTGCTGGTGGAGAGTCTGAGGAAGGCCCGGGGCGTGGAGAGCATCCTGCTCATCTTCAGCCATGACTTCTGGTCCCCCGAGCTCAACCAAGTGGTGGCCTCGGTTGACTTCTGCCAGGTCCTCCAGATCTTCTTCCCCTTCAGCATCCAGCTGTACCCCCAGGAGTTCCCGGGCCACGACCCCAGGGACTGCCCCAGAGACATTCCCAGAATGGAAGCCTTAAAGCTGGGTTGCATCAACGCAGAGTACCCTGACTCATTCGGCCACTACCGCGAGGCCAAGTTCTCCCAGACCAAGCACCACTGGTGGTGGAAGCTGCACTTTGTGTGGGACAGGGTCCGGGCGCTGAAGGACCACCGGGGCTTGGTGCTACTTATAGAGGAGGACCACTTCCTCTCCCCGgacttcctccacctcctcaagcTGATGTCGATCCTGAAGAGGGAGAATTGCCCAGACTGTGACATCCTGTCTCTGGGGAGCTATGGCCACATCAGCTACGCTAGCAAATCAAACAAGGTGGAGGTGAAAGCCTGGAAGTCCACCGAGCACAACATGGGCATGGCTCTGAGCAGGGAGACCTACCAGAAGCTCCTCCAATGCACTGATTCCTTCTGCACCTACGACGACTACAACTGGGATTGGTCCTTGCAGCACCTGACCGTGACCTGTTTGCCCTCCTACTGGAAGGTCATGGTGAGCGAGGCACCCCGTGTCTTCCACGCCGGGGACTGCGGAATGCACCACAAGAAGTCTGTGTGCATGCCGTCCAGCCAAAAGTCCAAGATAGAGAACATCCTTCAGAGTAGCAGCAATCAGCTGTTCCCCAAGAACTTGCTGATCACTAAGAGACTGCCAGCTAACGGGGCAGGGGGGGTGGCGCCCCATGTGAAGAACGGGGGCTGGGGGGACATTAGGGACCATGAACTCTGCAAGAGCTACCTTCGATTACAGTGA
- the LOC112251765 gene encoding 40S ribosomal protein S29 translates to MGHQQLYWSHPRKFGQGSRSCRVCSNRHGLIRKYGLNMCRQCFRQYANDIGFVKLD, encoded by the exons ATGGGTCATCAGCAGCTCTATTGGAGTCATCCTAGAAAATTCGGTCAGGGATCCCGATCCTG CCGGGTATGCTCGAACAGACACGGTTTGATCCGTAAATACGGGCTCAACATGTGCCGCCAGTGCTTCAGGCAGTACGCGAACGACATCGGCTTTGTTAAG CTGGACTAA